From one Planktothrix agardhii NIES-204 genomic stretch:
- the serS gene encoding seryl-tRNA synthetase, whose translation MLDIKLIRENSATVQARLNLRGEYDLQPILTLDEQRRQLEQERVVLQTRSNDIGKLVGDKIKSGCDPKGEEIKALREEGQQIKIKLSELEPKEKEIDAQINQLLLPIPNLPSESTPVGKDERENLEIRRWGDKYIPTNPNILHHADIGEKLNILEFKQAVKVAQARFVALKGAGAALERALIQFMLDRHTNNGYLEVIPPLLVNSTSLTATGQLPKFAEESFKCDADDLWLIPTSEVSVMNLYRDEILEAEQLPIYHCSYTPCFRREAGSYGRDTRGLIRLHQFNKVEMVKLVHPDSSEAEHEKLVQDAEGVLQALKLPYRVIELCTGDLGFSAAKCYDIEVWLPSAGTYREISSCSNVRDFQARRANIRFKEAGKKGTQYIHALNGSGLAVGRTMAAILENYQQPDETIRIPDVLQPYLRREIL comes from the coding sequence GTGTTAGATATCAAATTAATTCGGGAAAATTCAGCCACAGTGCAAGCACGCCTAAATTTGCGGGGCGAGTATGATTTGCAACCTATTTTAACCTTAGATGAACAACGTCGCCAACTCGAACAAGAACGAGTTGTATTACAAACCCGGAGTAACGATATTGGTAAATTAGTTGGGGATAAAATTAAGTCGGGATGTGACCCCAAAGGCGAAGAAATTAAAGCGTTAAGAGAGGAAGGTCAACAAATTAAAATTAAGTTGAGTGAATTGGAGCCAAAAGAGAAAGAAATTGATGCTCAAATCAATCAATTATTATTACCAATTCCGAATTTACCCAGTGAATCAACTCCCGTGGGAAAAGATGAACGGGAAAATTTAGAAATTAGACGTTGGGGAGATAAATATATTCCTACAAATCCTAATATTTTGCATCATGCGGATATTGGGGAAAAACTGAATATATTGGAATTTAAACAGGCGGTTAAAGTTGCCCAAGCGCGATTTGTAGCCTTAAAAGGAGCGGGTGCGGCCCTAGAAAGGGCGTTAATTCAGTTTATGTTAGACCGCCATACAAATAATGGTTATCTTGAGGTAATACCGCCGTTATTAGTGAATAGTACCTCCTTAACAGCAACGGGACAATTGCCTAAATTTGCGGAAGAAAGTTTCAAATGTGATGCTGATGATTTATGGTTAATTCCGACATCGGAAGTATCAGTGATGAATTTGTATCGAGATGAGATTTTAGAAGCGGAACAATTACCGATTTATCACTGTTCTTATACCCCTTGTTTTCGTCGAGAAGCGGGAAGTTATGGTCGGGATACTAGGGGGTTAATTCGGTTACATCAATTTAATAAAGTAGAAATGGTAAAACTGGTTCATCCTGATAGTTCAGAAGCAGAACATGAGAAATTAGTCCAGGATGCAGAAGGGGTTTTACAGGCGTTAAAATTACCCTATCGGGTGATAGAATTATGTACGGGGGATTTAGGATTTTCGGCGGCAAAATGTTATGATATTGAGGTGTGGTTGCCCTCGGCCGGAACCTATCGAGAGATTTCTAGCTGTTCCAATGTTAGGGATTTTCAAGCTAGACGGGCTAATATTCGCTTTAAAGAAGCGGGTAAGAAAGGCACACAATATATTCATGCTTTAAATGGTTCCGGGTTAGCCGTTGGTCGAACCATGGCCGCGATTTTAGAAAATTATCAACAACCCGATGAAACCATCCGTATTCCTGATGTTTTACAACCCTATTTAAGAAGGGAAATCCTCTAA
- a CDS encoding hypothetical protein (protein of unknown function UPF0150), translating to MLKNIEVRLEIFQEGNFYVALCPDLDVSSFGETLEEAKQSVQEALEAFFEECEIMGTLSIVLEEAGFMQQNGNWLPRQPIFSELVTIG from the coding sequence ATGCTAAAAAACATTGAAGTTCGGCTAGAAATATTTCAAGAAGGTAATTTTTATGTAGCCCTTTGTCCTGATTTAGATGTTTCTAGTTTTGGTGAAACCCTGGAAGAAGCAAAACAATCTGTTCAAGAAGCATTAGAAGCTTTTTTTGAAGAATGCGAAATAATGGGAACATTAAGCATTGTTTTGGAAGAAGCGGGTTTTATGCAACAGAATGGAAACTGGCTTCCTCGCCAACCAATATTCTCTGAACTGGTCACAATAGGTTGA
- the ruvB gene encoding Holliday junction DNA helicase B, which translates to MAIISSKKQSPEPEPSDEFSGLATPMAKKSRKSKNSEPTDELDYLLEAEATPEEEINRQQDEKIRPHRLEDYVGQKDLKEVLSIAIAAAKSRQEPLDHLLLYGPPGLGKTTMSLILASEMGVTCKITTAPALEKPRDIAGLLVSLKPGEVLFIDEIHRLSKVAEEILYPAMEDCRLDITIGQGRSAKTRSIPLKPFTIVGATTRVGSLTAPLRDRFGIIQRLRFYEVDELSLIVQRSAKLLNTPITPEGAIEISQRARGTPRIANRLLRRVRDYVQVKSTGEINAEVANIALEVFNVDPLGLDWTDRNMLTAIIEKFKGGPVGLETMAAITGEDTQTIEEVYEPYLMQIGFIQRTNRGRVATPAAWKHLGLDHPENS; encoded by the coding sequence ATGGCGATTATTTCTTCAAAAAAGCAGTCCCCTGAACCCGAACCGTCTGATGAGTTTTCTGGGTTGGCGACTCCCATGGCTAAAAAATCCAGAAAATCCAAGAATAGTGAGCCGACGGATGAATTGGATTATTTGTTAGAAGCGGAAGCGACACCCGAAGAAGAAATTAATCGTCAACAGGATGAGAAAATCCGACCCCATCGTTTAGAAGATTATGTGGGACAAAAGGATTTAAAAGAGGTTTTATCAATTGCGATCGCGGCCGCGAAATCCCGTCAGGAACCTTTAGATCATTTATTATTATATGGCCCCCCAGGATTAGGAAAAACCACCATGTCCCTAATTTTAGCTTCGGAAATGGGGGTGACTTGTAAAATTACCACGGCTCCAGCCTTAGAAAAACCCAGGGATATTGCGGGATTATTAGTCAGTTTGAAACCAGGGGAAGTATTATTTATTGATGAAATTCATCGCTTATCTAAAGTGGCGGAGGAAATTTTATATCCGGCGATGGAGGATTGTCGATTAGATATTACTATTGGTCAGGGAAGATCGGCAAAAACTCGGAGTATTCCCCTGAAACCTTTTACCATTGTTGGTGCTACAACCCGGGTAGGTTCCTTAACGGCTCCCCTGCGCGATCGCTTTGGAATTATTCAACGGTTACGCTTTTATGAAGTAGACGAATTAAGTTTAATTGTTCAACGAAGTGCGAAGTTATTAAATACTCCTATAACCCCAGAAGGCGCGATCGAAATTTCCCAACGGGCTAGGGGAACACCTAGAATTGCTAATCGTTTATTGCGTCGAGTTCGGGATTATGTACAGGTGAAAAGTACAGGAGAAATTAATGCAGAAGTGGCGAATATTGCTTTGGAAGTATTTAATGTTGATCCCCTAGGATTAGATTGGACGGATCGAAATATGTTAACGGCTATTATTGAGAAATTCAAAGGGGGGCCAGTGGGATTAGAAACCATGGCGGCAATTACGGGGGAAGATACCCAAACTATTGAAGAAGTTTATGAACCCTATTTAATGCAAATTGGGTTTATTCAACGGACAAATCGAGGTCGTGTGGCGACGCCTGCGGCTTGGAAACATTTGGGATTAGATCATCCTGAAAATAGTTAA
- a CDS encoding ATPase, with product MENWLSWDNFLKIVAVDAQLSTKEREIFLVRFLENNLNKNDQQIADIVYGCDIANSLSNYKKQKTGIYDKLEKICPQIAALNTGEGKFTVVLDWLNQQYTTRKHSSQIQTQPIFNNSLIETDLVDNPFIPSNGVIDDDKLFFGRTKEIKRIFETLNSGSSIAIIGERQMGKSSLLMEIRRQAQTQLLQPREPIYLNLQDIHDDDDFYQFLCDSVGIDFCKGYRLSRNLQNHRLLLILDELEKMTWEGFTNNIRGQLRGLAEGSNAPLRLVVAGCTSLDQIFPDSQDIGMTSPFTGICIEYNLNRWDEQTIRNFIKSRLNSPLLKPEYQTITFTEDEIIQASQLTPKEFCQEIALYLFETGHLTVGYASQLADMPTDVFRQLLKQRHIPLYSYDVEDFELDLKNLRELGKL from the coding sequence ATGGAGAATTGGTTATCCTGGGATAATTTTTTAAAAATAGTTGCTGTTGATGCTCAACTTTCTACTAAAGAAAGAGAAATTTTTTTAGTTAGATTTTTAGAAAATAACTTAAATAAAAATGATCAGCAAATTGCAGACATAGTTTATGGATGTGATATAGCAAATTCGCTCAGTAATTATAAAAAGCAGAAAACAGGAATTTATGATAAATTAGAGAAAATTTGTCCTCAGATTGCTGCCCTCAATACAGGTGAGGGTAAGTTTACTGTGGTTTTAGATTGGCTAAACCAACAATATACAACTAGAAAACATAGCAGTCAAATTCAAACTCAACCTATATTTAATAATAGTTTAATAGAAACTGATCTTGTAGACAACCCTTTTATACCTTCTAACGGAGTTATAGATGATGACAAATTATTTTTTGGTAGAACAAAGGAAATTAAAAGAATATTTGAAACTCTCAACAGTGGTAGCAGTATAGCGATTATTGGAGAAAGACAAATGGGAAAATCTTCCCTATTAATGGAAATTCGCCGACAAGCTCAAACCCAATTGTTACAACCCCGTGAACCGATTTATCTTAATTTACAAGATATTCATGATGATGACGACTTTTATCAATTCTTGTGTGACTCTGTAGGAATTGATTTTTGTAAAGGTTATCGTCTCTCTCGAAATTTACAAAATCATCGACTGTTATTAATTCTTGATGAATTGGAAAAAATGACATGGGAGGGTTTTACTAATAATATTCGAGGACAATTGCGCGGGTTAGCAGAAGGAAGTAACGCCCCTTTGCGGTTAGTTGTTGCAGGTTGTACCTCTTTAGATCAAATTTTTCCCGATAGTCAAGATATTGGGATGACTTCTCCCTTTACAGGGATTTGTATTGAATATAATTTAAACCGATGGGATGAACAAACCATCCGTAATTTTATTAAAAGTCGTCTGAATTCACCTTTATTGAAACCAGAATATCAAACCATCACCTTTACCGAAGATGAAATTATCCAAGCCTCTCAACTGACTCCAAAGGAGTTTTGTCAAGAAATTGCACTCTATTTATTTGAAACGGGTCACTTAACAGTAGGTTATGCTAGTCAACTAGCGGATATGCCTACGGATGTTTTTCGCCAACTTCTGAAGCAGCGCCACATTCCTCTTTATTCCTATGATGTGGAAGATTTTGAACTGGACTTGAAAAACTTGCGGGAGTTGGGGAAATTATAA
- a CDS encoding hypothetical protein (hypothetical protein S7335_2923), giving the protein MKSKFWSENPLPCYFGKPTGRNGMKGIEDQRGNFQPGVTPIIDETRSPAQKAIFSNYHKKQTSESREVTNLACQIGKRGHKQIEYYLNGDPTPCPVILKRHWEHLEPILNDIHSIRLLESYLFHHYEGYAGRVDCVGRLNDSPESVIEFKFSNSVKPTVYPEQKLQVAAYIAALNRQYGPPYEVNISQGIIITVTPYEFDITCIKAQELMEYWEKWKVRVGQFWSQEQNIA; this is encoded by the coding sequence ATGAAAAGCAAATTTTGGTCTGAAAACCCCCTTCCTTGCTATTTTGGTAAACCAACTGGACGCAATGGAATGAAGGGAATTGAGGATCAACGGGGAAATTTTCAACCTGGGGTTACTCCTATTATTGATGAAACGCGATCGCCTGCTCAAAAAGCCATATTTAGCAATTACCATAAAAAACAGACATCAGAATCAAGAGAAGTGACTAATTTAGCTTGTCAAATTGGCAAACGCGGACATAAACAAATTGAATATTATTTAAACGGTGATCCGACTCCCTGTCCCGTAATTCTTAAACGCCATTGGGAACATCTCGAACCCATTTTAAACGATATTCACAGTATTAGATTATTAGAAAGTTATCTTTTCCACCATTATGAAGGATATGCAGGACGGGTTGACTGTGTTGGACGTTTAAATGATTCCCCAGAAAGCGTGATTGAATTTAAGTTTTCTAACTCGGTTAAACCGACAGTTTACCCCGAACAAAAATTACAGGTTGCAGCTTATATTGCAGCATTAAATCGACAATATGGGCCACCTTATGAAGTTAATATTAGTCAGGGAATTATTATTACTGTTACTCCCTATGAATTTGATATTACCTGCATTAAAGCTCAGGAATTGATGGAATATTGGGAAAAGTGGAAAGTAAGAGTCGGGCAATTTTGGTCACAAGAACAAAATATTGCTTAG
- a CDS encoding hypothetical protein (conserved hypothetical protein) gives MTEIIFLVESDIEQGYIAQALGESIITQADDLESLKQEIKDAVHCHFPDQALRPKIIRLHIVQEEVIAS, from the coding sequence ATGACTGAAATCATTTTCTTAGTAGAATCTGATATTGAGCAGGGGTATATTGCCCAAGCATTAGGGGAATCAATTATTACCCAAGCTGATGATTTAGAAAGCTTAAAGCAAGAAATTAAAGATGCGGTTCACTGTCATTTTCCCGATCAAGCATTACGTCCTAAAATCATCCGACTGCATATTGTTCAGGAAGAGGTGATTGCTTCATGA
- a CDS encoding serine proteinase codes for MSINESESQPQNENESIEDESMEKIQPKTVAINSIISYLLVAVLSVSLTLISIQIFPHFLITSAQAEPIPTQTQPPTVTAIPNPNFFGNFVSVAVNRVGPAVVRIDTERTVSANISDPFFDDPFFRRFFGEGMPQTPQEYQQRGQGSGFIIDSSGIILTNSHVIKGADKVTVTLKDGRQFQGEVRGSDDPSDLAVIKINGNNLPVAPLGNSSEVQVGDWAIALGNPLGLDNTVTLGIVSTLNRPSSQVGIPDKRLDFIQTDAAINPGNSGGPLLNAQGEVIGINTAIRADGQGIGFAIPIDAAKAIEAALVRGEKIAHPYIGIRMATLTADMAKQLNNNPNSLLLIPEFNGVLVVQIIPNSPSANAGLRRGDVITEIDGQAISSADQLQRLVEKSKIGQPLKITLHRGQKTEQISVRPSQLDEAALR; via the coding sequence TTGAGTATTAACGAATCAGAATCTCAGCCTCAGAATGAAAATGAGAGCATTGAGGATGAATCTATGGAGAAAATACAGCCAAAAACCGTTGCTATTAATTCCATTATTAGTTATCTTTTGGTTGCGGTTTTAAGTGTAAGCTTAACCTTAATCAGTATACAGATTTTCCCGCATTTTTTGATAACTTCTGCCCAAGCTGAACCCATCCCAACCCAAACTCAACCCCCAACAGTTACCGCCATTCCTAACCCTAATTTCTTCGGAAATTTTGTCTCAGTTGCGGTGAATCGAGTCGGGCCAGCCGTTGTTAGAATTGATACGGAACGCACGGTTTCTGCTAATATTTCCGATCCTTTTTTTGATGATCCTTTTTTCCGCCGTTTCTTTGGGGAAGGAATGCCCCAAACTCCCCAAGAATATCAACAACGGGGACAGGGTTCGGGATTTATTATTGATAGTAGTGGGATTATTTTAACCAATTCCCATGTAATTAAAGGAGCCGATAAAGTCACCGTTACCCTCAAAGATGGTCGTCAATTTCAAGGAGAAGTTAGAGGCAGTGATGACCCCTCAGATTTAGCCGTGATTAAAATTAATGGTAATAATTTACCCGTTGCTCCTTTAGGAAATTCCAGTGAAGTTCAAGTCGGAGATTGGGCGATTGCTTTAGGAAATCCTTTGGGATTAGATAATACCGTTACCCTAGGAATTGTTAGTACCTTAAATCGTCCCAGTTCTCAAGTTGGGATTCCCGATAAACGATTAGATTTTATTCAAACCGATGCCGCCATTAATCCAGGTAATTCTGGGGGGCCGTTATTAAATGCTCAGGGGGAAGTAATTGGAATTAATACCGCTATTCGAGCCGATGGTCAAGGGATTGGTTTTGCCATTCCTATTGATGCCGCTAAAGCCATTGAAGCCGCGTTAGTTAGAGGAGAAAAAATTGCTCACCCCTATATTGGGATTCGCATGGCAACCTTAACGGCAGATATGGCAAAACAACTGAATAATAACCCTAATTCCTTACTGTTAATTCCTGAATTTAATGGGGTATTAGTAGTACAAATTATTCCCAATAGTCCCTCGGCAAATGCGGGTTTACGTCGAGGAGATGTGATTACAGAAATTGATGGACAAGCTATTAGTAGCGCCGACCAATTGCAGCGTTTGGTGGAAAAAAGCAAAATTGGTCAACCCCTTAAAATCACTCTCCATCGCGGACAAAAAACTGAACAAATTTCTGTGCGTCCGAGTCAACTGGATGAAGCCGCTTTGCGTTAA
- a CDS encoding hypothetical protein (conserved hypothetical protein) — translation MKLPRDLSGQDLVKALKIIGYEVSHQTGSHIRLTTQEKGEHHITIPAHNPLKVGTLNAILKNVANHLKLDREELINLLFD, via the coding sequence ATGAAATTACCCAGAGATTTATCAGGTCAGGATTTAGTAAAAGCCCTTAAAATCATAGGTTATGAAGTCAGCCATCAAACTGGGAGCCATATTCGATTAACCACACAAGAAAAAGGAGAACATCACATTACCATTCCGGCTCATAATCCTTTAAAAGTTGGTACATTGAATGCAATTTTAAAGAATGTGGCTAATCACTTGAAGTTAGACCGAGAAGAATTAATCAATTTATTATTTGATTAA
- a CDS encoding small heat shock protein, with protein sequence MQLLRWQPFQEIDSLQREMNRLFDSLALPSEKAAMSLFPPAELEETPEAIILKLEVPGVNPEDLDVQVSLDGVAITGERKSTNQTEEKGISRSEFRYGKFRRVIPLPNRIQNTQVQAEYKDGILSLTLPKAEAEKNKVVKITVG encoded by the coding sequence ATGCAGTTATTACGCTGGCAACCCTTCCAAGAAATTGATTCTCTACAACGAGAAATGAATCGTCTGTTTGATAGTTTGGCCCTTCCTTCGGAAAAAGCCGCGATGTCCCTCTTTCCTCCGGCTGAACTCGAAGAAACCCCCGAAGCAATTATCCTGAAACTGGAAGTTCCTGGGGTAAATCCAGAGGATTTGGATGTCCAAGTCAGTCTTGATGGCGTTGCGATTACGGGAGAACGAAAATCAACCAACCAAACCGAAGAAAAAGGCATCAGTCGCAGCGAATTCCGTTATGGAAAATTCCGCCGAGTGATTCCCCTTCCTAATCGGATTCAAAACACTCAAGTTCAGGCTGAATATAAAGACGGGATTCTCAGCTTAACCTTACCCAAAGCGGAAGCAGAAAAAAATAAAGTAGTGAAAATAACCGTTGGTTAG
- the apcD gene encoding allophycocyanin-B alpha subunit, with amino-acid sequence MTVVSQVILKADDELRYPSVGELKNINDFLKTGEQRVRIASTIADNEKKIVDRASNQLWKKRPDFIAPGGNASGSRERALCIRDYGWYLRLITYGILSGDKDPIEDIGLIGVKDMYNSLGVPMPGMVEAVRCLKEASLALLDDEDAKEASPYFDFIIQAMS; translated from the coding sequence ATGACAGTAGTTAGCCAAGTTATTCTCAAAGCTGATGATGAACTCCGTTATCCTAGCGTTGGTGAACTCAAAAACATCAATGACTTTTTAAAAACGGGTGAACAGCGCGTGCGAATTGCTTCGACCATTGCGGATAATGAAAAGAAGATTGTAGACCGTGCTAGTAACCAACTGTGGAAAAAACGCCCTGATTTTATTGCCCCAGGTGGTAATGCTTCAGGATCACGGGAACGAGCCCTATGTATTCGGGACTATGGTTGGTATCTGCGGCTGATTACCTATGGAATTCTTTCGGGTGATAAAGATCCTATAGAAGACATTGGTTTAATCGGCGTCAAAGATATGTATAACTCTTTGGGTGTTCCGATGCCTGGGATGGTGGAAGCGGTTCGTTGTCTCAAGGAAGCGTCTCTGGCGTTACTCGATGACGAAGATGCTAAGGAAGCATCCCCCTACTTTGACTTTATCATTCAAGCCATGTCGTAA
- a CDS encoding putative RNA methyltransferase: protein MWQQGQQVEVEITDLTDEGSGVGRYQDRVIFVPDTVPGDMVRVRLVRVKSKYAEGKLDRLLSPSNDRISPRCIVADKCGGCQWQHIDYALQLQSKRNLVVKTLEKIGGFIDPPVDQVLAGESELGYRNKVTYPLGRSATGQVQAGYFQKHSHRLVNLNQCPVQDQRLNPLLANIKQDIQNRGWSIYDEALHRGKLRHLSLRIGRRTGEMLLTLIVTQASLPGLTEQAETWLEQYPGLQGVCLNLNPDQTNVIFGQETRCLAGHPYLKEEFGGLTFFLGSDTFFQVNTEVAEGLLEIMLQQLNLQGTERIVDAYCGIGTFTLPLASYLLKKQGGSIQGSDLPQVMGLEVQETAIEQARKNAIFNQLDQVEFKLGTVQKLLPNLGYKPDIVLLDPPRKGCDRTVLETLLDMQPQHLIYISCRPATLARDLKILCETGVYELVRVQPADFFPQTSHVESMAFLRRL, encoded by the coding sequence ATGTGGCAGCAAGGGCAACAAGTTGAAGTCGAAATTACAGATTTGACCGATGAAGGTAGTGGCGTCGGTCGTTACCAAGATCGGGTTATATTTGTTCCTGATACGGTTCCTGGGGATATGGTGCGGGTGCGGTTAGTGCGGGTTAAAAGCAAATATGCAGAAGGCAAGTTAGACCGACTTTTAAGCCCATCAAACGATCGCATTTCCCCTCGATGTATTGTGGCGGATAAATGTGGGGGATGTCAGTGGCAACATATTGATTATGCGCTGCAACTGCAAAGTAAGCGAAATTTAGTGGTTAAAACCTTAGAAAAAATTGGGGGATTTATTGATCCTCCGGTGGATCAGGTGTTAGCAGGAGAGTCAGAATTAGGATATCGCAATAAAGTTACCTATCCCCTAGGACGGTCAGCCACGGGTCAAGTTCAGGCGGGTTACTTCCAAAAACATAGCCATCGTTTGGTTAACTTAAATCAATGTCCGGTACAGGATCAACGGTTAAATCCTTTATTAGCTAATATTAAACAGGATATTCAAAACCGGGGATGGTCGATTTATGATGAAGCCCTACATCGGGGCAAACTTCGCCATCTCTCCCTGAGAATTGGACGGCGTACAGGGGAAATGTTATTAACCTTAATTGTCACCCAAGCTAGTTTACCCGGACTGACGGAACAAGCGGAAACTTGGCTAGAACAATATCCTGGTTTACAAGGGGTTTGTTTAAATCTAAATCCCGATCAAACTAATGTGATTTTTGGTCAGGAAACACGCTGTTTAGCGGGTCATCCCTATTTAAAAGAAGAATTTGGGGGGTTAACGTTTTTTCTAGGCTCCGATACGTTTTTTCAAGTGAATACGGAAGTGGCGGAAGGGTTATTAGAAATCATGCTCCAGCAACTTAATTTACAAGGAACTGAACGCATTGTTGATGCCTATTGTGGCATTGGAACCTTTACTTTACCCCTAGCTTCCTATTTATTGAAAAAACAAGGGGGTTCAATTCAGGGCTCCGATCTTCCTCAAGTCATGGGTTTAGAAGTCCAAGAAACTGCCATAGAGCAAGCTCGAAAAAATGCGATTTTTAATCAACTTGATCAAGTGGAGTTTAAATTAGGAACGGTGCAAAAGTTATTACCCAATTTGGGGTATAAACCTGATATTGTTTTGCTTGATCCTCCCCGGAAAGGATGCGATCGCACGGTCTTAGAAACACTGCTAGATATGCAACCGCAACACTTGATTTATATTAGTTGTAGACCCGCTACTCTAGCACGAGATCTGAAGATTTTATGTGAAACCGGAGTTTATGAATTAGTGCGGGTACAACCTGCGGATTTTTTCCCACAAACTTCCCATGTTGAGTCTATGGCGTTTTTAAGACGTTTATAA
- a CDS encoding chloride channel protein has translation MTTTLPNNQGILPQQPELPSVSDRLTSLLNRLQPPPQILILIFALVIGGGTGLVMVMFHGLVELLQRLTLEDFMGLMMPFGLWTLALIPPIGGLIVGLIRYRYQEFFGEGISSLINTQRIQIISPFRPFIKLLAAAISLGTGASLGPEGPSVEIGANLGAILGQNFQVSKERYRLLLGAGAAAGLAAGFNAPIAGVFFALEVILGSSFAASGVGLVLLSSVVSSVVARIVFGDHPAFSPPVYEVRSNWELLLYLGLGCLASFVSLAYTQAIKFSQRCFRGEVPAFFCLTKIPRILHPMLGGLFVGIVAIQFPHILGPGYGTIQALLQEGRFSLDLLMILLVLKIIATSVSLGSGLVGGIFAPAMFIGATLGATYGQAVGGLVHPFLPDIAPPAAYAMVGMAAVLASSVRAPLTAILLLFEMTQNYLIILPLMAAVGVSVLIVDVVQSNQSTSGLNLQQMGVYLERPNELEILQTIRISEVMGQSYLTLPCSMPILEAGAVMVQLNCHTALILDETSQLAGLVTVTDIRRSIFQATNPDSSLALGQQILKEICTTEILCAYEDEPVQVALERMAARDLPQLPVVTREHPRQLVGIIEKEQIALACNIAVTKDALQPYLPNS, from the coding sequence ATGACAACCACTCTGCCCAACAATCAGGGCATTCTGCCGCAGCAACCTGAACTCCCCTCAGTTTCTGACCGCCTAACCAGTTTATTAAACCGTTTACAACCGCCCCCACAAATATTAATTTTAATCTTTGCCCTTGTAATTGGCGGGGGGACGGGATTAGTAATGGTAATGTTTCACGGATTAGTGGAACTATTACAACGGTTAACCCTAGAAGATTTCATGGGATTAATGATGCCATTTGGTCTATGGACATTGGCATTAATTCCACCGATTGGGGGTCTAATTGTGGGGTTAATTCGCTATCGTTATCAAGAGTTTTTTGGCGAGGGGATTTCTTCTTTAATTAATACTCAAAGAATCCAAATTATTTCTCCTTTCAGACCCTTTATTAAACTTTTAGCTGCCGCCATTTCTTTAGGTACGGGTGCTTCCTTAGGCCCCGAAGGGCCGAGTGTAGAAATTGGGGCGAATTTAGGAGCAATTTTAGGGCAAAATTTTCAAGTTTCTAAAGAGCGCTATCGTCTATTATTAGGAGCCGGAGCCGCCGCCGGATTAGCCGCTGGATTTAATGCTCCCATTGCTGGGGTTTTCTTTGCTTTGGAAGTAATTTTAGGTTCAAGTTTTGCGGCTTCGGGTGTGGGTTTAGTCCTATTATCATCGGTGGTTTCTTCTGTAGTTGCTCGAATTGTTTTTGGTGACCATCCCGCCTTTTCTCCCCCGGTTTATGAGGTTCGTAGCAATTGGGAATTATTACTTTATTTAGGATTAGGCTGTTTAGCCAGTTTTGTTTCCTTAGCTTATACCCAAGCGATTAAATTTTCTCAACGTTGTTTTCGAGGAGAAGTTCCGGCTTTCTTCTGTTTAACCAAAATTCCCCGCATTTTACATCCGATGTTGGGAGGTTTATTTGTCGGAATTGTAGCCATTCAATTTCCCCATATTCTCGGCCCGGGTTATGGCACAATTCAAGCCCTATTACAAGAGGGGCGATTTTCCTTAGATTTATTGATGATTTTATTAGTCCTTAAAATTATTGCTACTTCTGTTAGTTTGGGTAGTGGATTAGTGGGGGGAATTTTTGCTCCCGCGATGTTTATTGGGGCAACATTGGGAGCAACTTATGGGCAAGCCGTAGGGGGATTAGTACACCCTTTTTTACCAGATATTGCTCCCCCGGCTGCCTATGCAATGGTGGGAATGGCGGCGGTATTAGCGTCGAGTGTGCGAGCGCCTTTAACGGCGATTTTATTATTATTTGAAATGACTCAAAATTATCTAATTATTTTACCGTTAATGGCGGCGGTGGGGGTAAGTGTTTTAATTGTGGATGTGGTGCAATCTAATCAATCGACTTCTGGATTAAATTTACAACAAATGGGGGTTTATTTAGAACGACCCAATGAATTAGAAATCTTACAAACTATTAGAATTTCTGAAGTTATGGGTCAATCCTATTTAACCCTTCCCTGTTCCATGCCTATTTTAGAGGCAGGTGCGGTGATGGTACAACTGAATTGTCATACGGCTTTAATCTTAGATGAAACCTCTCAATTAGCCGGATTAGTAACGGTTACAGATATCCGTCGTTCCATTTTTCAGGCTACAAACCCCGATTCTTCTTTAGCATTAGGACAGCAAATATTAAAGGAAATTTGCACAACAGAAATCCTCTGCGCCTATGAAGATGAACCCGTTCAGGTCGCATTAGAACGGATGGCGGCGCGAGATTTGCCCCAATTACCCGTTGTCACTCGTGAACATCCGCGTCAACTGGTTGGCATTATTGAAAAAGAACAAATTGCTTTAGCTTGTAATATTGCTGTTACCAAAGACGCCTTACAACCCTATTTACCCAACTCGTAG